The following proteins come from a genomic window of Nicotiana tomentosiformis chromosome 12, ASM39032v3, whole genome shotgun sequence:
- the LOC117276063 gene encoding uncharacterized mitochondrial protein AtMg00820-like yields MALISQLEPKKVDEALKDDYWVKAMKDELDQFEKNKVRDLVPNPSNASIVGTKWVLRNKLNKSGQVVRNKARLVAQGYSQQEGIDYDEIFPPVARLESIRILLAFAAHKGFGLFQMDTKNAFLNGYISE; encoded by the coding sequence ATGGCCTTAATATCACAACTTGAGCCAAAAAAGGTTGATGAAGCCCTCAAAGATGACTATTGGGTCAAAGCCATGAAAGATGAACTTGAtcaatttgaaaaaaataaagtgAGGGACTTGGTTCCAAATCCATCCAATGCTTCCATCGTAGGAACTAAATGGGTTTTAAGAAATAAGCTAAATAAATCTGGTCAAGTAGTTCGTAACAAAGCAAGGCTAGTCGCCCAAGGTTACTCTCAGCAAGAAGGAATCGACTACGATGAAATATTTCCTCCTGTAGCAAGATTAGAATCCATTCGAATACTACTTGCTTTTGCTGCTCATAAAGGATTCGGGCTATTTCAAATGGATACAAAAAATGCCTTCCTAAATGGATATATCTCTGAATAA
- the LOC104093329 gene encoding glutamate receptor 2.7-like: MRKKTSKVFFSVSSFDSSFFFFFFFLCLGILFSMKMAMAQKRKTVPMNVGVVLEMDNWTGKMGLSCISMALSDLYSSDHGSDYKTRLVLHTRDSKSNVVAAAAAALDLLKNVEVEAIIGPTSSMQADFIIGLGEKSQVPIISFSATSPSLSSFRSPYFIRATLSDSFQVQTISSIIQSFGWREVVPIYIDNQFGEGIIPFLADALEKINARIPYRSVIPEFATDDKITSELYKLMSMQTRVFVVHMTTSFGAKIFTKAKELGMMSEGYVWIITDAMTNELTSMDSSAIESMHGVIGVKPHVPRNKRLENFTTRWKLKFQQENPTILNAELNVFGLWAYDSVTALAMAVEKSRITGAPFQKLNISGNATDLETIGVSKDGPKLLRAILNTTFKGLSGDFQLVDGQLQSPAYQIINVIGNGAKGIGFWTRENGIVKKLNLRNGYSISKENFGSIIWPGDTTSVPKGWVIPTNGKKLKIGVPVKDGFSEFVKVTTDFTTNTTTVTGYCIDVFEAVMAELNYSVPYEFVPYAPPGAKTTESYDDLVHQIFLGKFDAVVGDATIRSNRLQHVDFTLPYTESGVTMMVPIKDNNRNKAWVFLKPLTWELWLTSFCSFVFIGFVIWVLEHRVNEEFRGPPSHQVGMIFWFSFASMVFAQKEKIVSNLARFVLIIWFLVVLILTSSYTASLTSTLTVENLQPTVTDIKELQKNKEYVGFQQGSFVKELLIKNKFDEDRLKQYNSSEECIDLLSKGSANGGIAAAFDEIPYVKLLQAINCSKYTVVGPIYKSDGFGFAFPIGSPLLHDVSRAVLSVTEGEKLVQIEKTWFGQPICSDSSKSLSSNSLGLDSFWGLFVIAGIAAILALLIFLTMFMRDHWHIIRRSNHSFHERIRILARNFDRKDYNSHTFKKEIELRDGMRVSGHMDGPQSPHDNSSMLPSPQPNGPPCPSISSHTEATPPLHEENVASSTQESAIIESAVELRAGH, from the exons ATGAGAAAGAAAACAAGCAAAGTCTTTTTCTCAGTCTCTTCTTTCGattcctctttctttttctttttctttttcctatgTTTAGGAATACTTTTCTCCATGAAAATGGCCATGGCACAGAAAAGAAAAACAGTTCCCATGAATGTGGGAGTTGTGTTAGAAATGGATAACTGGACTGGGAAAATGGGTTTGAGTTGTATTTCTATGGCTTTATCTGATTTATATAGCTCTGATCATGGCTCTGATTATAAGACCAGACTGGTTCTCCATACACGTGACTCGAAGAGTAACGTTGTTGCTGCTGCTGCAGCAG CACTTGACCTATTGAAGAATGTTGAAGTGGAAGCCATTATAGGTCCAACATCATCAATGCAAGCTGATTTCATAATTGGTTTAGGAGAGAAATCTCAAGTACCAATCATCTCATTTTCTGCTACAAGTCCTTCCCTCTCATCATTTCGTAGTCCATATTTCATTCGTGCCACTCTAAGTGATTCCTTTCAAGTTCAAACCATTAGTTCCATTATCCAATCTTTTGGATGGAGAGAAGTTGTCCCTATATACATTGACAATCAATTTGGAGAAGGAATTATACCATTCCTGGCGGATGCATTGGAAAAAATCAATGCACGTATCCCTTATCGAAGTGTTATTCCTGAATTCGCCACCGATGATAAGATAACATCCGAACTTTACAAATTAATGAGTATGCAAACTCGGGTTTTTGTTGTGCATATGACAACTTCATTTGGTGCCAAAATTTTTACTAAGGCCAAAGAACTTGGAATGATGAGTGAAGGGTATGTTTGGATTATTACAGATGCTATGACAAATGAACTTACTTCTATGGATTCTTCAGCAATTGAATCCATGCATGGAGTTATTGGAGTGAAACCCCATGTCCCGAGAAATAAAAGGCTTGAGAATTTTACTACAAGGTGGAAATTGAAGTTTCAACAAGAAAATCCAACAATTCTTAATGCAGAATTGAATGTGTTTGGACTATGGGCTTATGATTCAGTTACTGCACTAGCCATGGCAGTGGAGAAATCAAGAATCACCGGAGCACCTTTTCAGAAGCTAAACATTTCAG GAAATGCAACAGATCTTGAAACTATTGGAGTTTCCAAAGATGGTCCGAAGCTTCTCCGAGCTATCCTAAACACTACTTTCAAAGGACTTAGCGGAGATTTTCAACTCGTTGATGGGCAATTACAGTCACCAGCTTATCAGATTATAAATGTGATTGGTAATGGTGCGAAAGGAATTGGCTTTTGGACAAGAGAAAATGGGATTGTTAAAAAACTGAATTTGAGAAATGGATATTCCATTTCTAAGGAGAATTTTGGGTCTATTATATGGCCTGGTGACACTACTTCTGTTCCTAAAGGTTGGGTAATTCCAACAAATGGGAAGAAATTGAAGATTGGAGTTCCAGTGAAAGATGGTTTCAGTGAATTTGTGAAAGTTACAACAGATTTTACTACTAACACAACAACAGTTACTGGTTACTGCATTGATGTTTTTGAGGCAGTGATGGCAGAATTAAATTATTCTGTTCCTTATGAATTTGTTCCCTATGCACCTCCTGGTGCAAAGACTACTGAAAGTTACGATGATCTTGTTCATCAAATATTTCTTGGG AAGTTTGATGCTGTTGTAGGGGACGCTACCATTAGATCAAATAGGTTGCAACATGTTGATTTCACATTACCTTACAcagaatctggagtcacaatgaTGGTGCCAATCAAAGACAACAACAGAAATAAAGCTTGGGTATTCTTAAAGCCATTGACTTGGGAGCTGTGGTTAACAAGCTTCTGTTCTTTTGTTTTCATTGGTTTTGTGATTTGGGTACTTGAACATAGAGTTAATGAAGAATTCAGAGGACCTCCTTCTCACCAAGTTGGCATGATCTTTTGGTTCTCCTTTGCATCTATGGTCTTTGCGCAGA AGGAGAAGATAGTAAGCAATTTGGCTAGGTTTGTGTTGATCATCTGGTTCCTAGTAGTACTTATATTGACTTCAAGTTACACAGCAAGTCTTACATCAACGTTAACAGTTGAAAACCTCCAGCCAACTGTTACAGATATAAAAGAACTTCAGAAGAACAAGGAGTATGTGGGATTCCAACAGGGttcttttgttaaagaacttctAATAAAGAACAAGTTTGATGAGGACAGGCTAAAACAATATAACTCTTCAGAGGAATGTATTGATTTGCTCTCTAAAGGAAGTGCAAATGGTGGTATTGCTGCTGCTTTTGATGAAATTCCTTATGTGAAACTTTTGCAAGCAATTAATTGCTCGAAATATACCGTGGTTGGACCTATATATAAGAGCGATGGCTTTGGCTTT GCATTCCCAATAGGATCTCCTCTGTTACATGATGTTTCAAGAGCAGTCTTGAGTGTAACAGAAGGTGAAAAGTTGGTACAAATAGAAAAAACATGGTTTGGACAACCGATTTGTTCAGATTCTAGCAAGTCACTTTCCTCCAATAGTCTTGGCCTTGATAGCTTCTGGGGACTCTTTGTCATAGCTGGAATTGCTGCAATTTTGGCTCTCCTCATCTTTCTAACAATGTTCATGCGTGATCATTGGCACATCATAAGACGATCCAATCATTCGTTCCACGAAAGAATCAGAATCTTGGCTAGAAATTTTGACAGAAAAGACTATAATAGCCATACATTCAAAAAAGAAATTGAACTGAGAGATGGAATGCGAGTTTCAGGACATATGGATGGTCCACAAAGTCCACATGATAACTCGTCAATGCTTCCTTCTCCACAACCGAATGGGCCGCCATGTCCAAGTATTTCTAGTCATACGGAAGCGACTCCGCCTTTGCATGAAGAGAATGTAGCATCTAGTACTCAAGAGAGTGCCATTATTGAGTCGGCTGTTGAACTAAGAGCAGGCCATTGA